tgattgtctatttcttcactAGAGGCACTCTCCCCCACTAAGCCTGCACCCCGCCTGGGGCACGTCAGTCACTTGCACCGGCCCTGGCTACCTCTTTGTAGCGCTTGCTGTTCATCAGGAAGATGACCACGAGGAGCTGGAGGTAGGCTTCCACTTCGGGCAGGAGCGGAGCCGACGCAGCTTTTCCTGTTCGGGGACGGAACTGCAAATCGGCTTCTGTGTCCATGGGCTGGAGAGGACATGAGTTACCGTGGAAGAGCTCAGTCAGATCAATCAACCAAGAATTTATTAAGCACTCACTAtgtatttcaacaaatatttaataagtgcctactacatgccaagatttttctaggtgctggggatacagaaataaagatgACACAGTCTCTTTCTGAAGGGAGTCAAGGAGGCTGGCAAtacaataaatacagaaaagggTTACAGGAGTATAACATCCTCACAGAATATAATGTGGACAGAAAGGATGATGTAAGGACCCCTCAGAGAGCCTACAATCTAAGTAGAGATTAAACCACCATACCTGGAACCACTGTGAATTCTATCAGGCAGGGTTAATAAAGGGATATAATTCTAGAGATGAGATCAAGAATAATGagacagggagttccctggtggtctagtggttgggattctgggctttcactgccgtggcctgggttcagtccctggttggggaactgagtcCTGCAAgtcgtgtggcgtggccaaaattaaaaaaaaaaaaaaaaaaaaaaaaaaaggataatgaaacaaaatacatttttttttttggtgggaacaAAGGAATTTTGGGGgaaattgacatatacatacgACTTATCTTCAGATCTAGTCACCAAAACTGGAATAATGTGTAACAGATCAACAGACGATCATGGTGGGTTACTTTAGAGATGTAAAGGTTAAAAAACATTCCaggtggggttgggagagggtGTTTTCCTTCTTCCCAGACAGTAAAGCTTTCACTGTATACCTCAAGGATTTTCTGAGTTTTTACATCTATGCGACAGACTGTAAGCATACAGGATTTTAGGGAGATGAAGGTGGCTGAAGGGCCAGTGAGGTTTGAGAAGGGGCAGGACCCGAACTGTATCCCGGATGATAAGGGGAGTTTTACAgccagaaaggaaaaggagaggttTCTCCTGGCATAGAGACCACTACCACCAGCCAACTAACTTCATCAACGTGCACTCTGTGCCACccactgtgctaagagctttccccttcctcctcgcCCCCCCAAATCTGTTCATCACATTtaccaaatgaagaaaatgaggcacaaGGAGGTTAGGTCATTTGCCCAAGTCCCACAGATACCAAATGATAGAGTTTGGATTCAAATTCAACACCCCCTCCAaaacctgtgctcttaaccactgttcttttgttcctttttttgttgcttttttttttttttggccgcaccacgcggcatgcgggatctgtgggatcttagttccccaaccagggatggaagcgaggaatcttaaccactggactgccaaggaagtcccttaacCACTGTTCTATACATCCTTCATGGTGAAGCTTCGGAGGCAAAAATGCGGTGGAACATTCTCCTAGGCCCCCTGTTGGGGGTGGTGGGAAATGAGTGTGGCTGGAAGGGTCCTGACTCCTGGCTCCTCTTCCTGACTCAGAAGAACGACTCCACAGGGCAGAAGGACGGTCGCCTTGTTAGAGGGCAAATGAGTATTAAGAGGGGCTGTCTTGCTTGATGACTCTGCTATGGCAGGTAACAAGACAGGTCTCCAGGATAGGAAACAGTTACACAGGGTGGAATGTGTGTGTCAAGCCAAGCCTGCACACTTCACGCTGGCCTGACTCACTTACCTCTTCCAGGAAGGGTAGCAAGAAGTCTCGAGTGGCATTGTTGGAGGTGAAAAAGCCATGCACAGCCTTGTACAGAACGTAGTGGTTGAGGCGGCGTGATGTGGAAGGCAGCATCCGCAGGGCCCGCAGCACGAACCGAGGCTCCTTGCCCGAGACTGCCTTCTCCAGCTGTTTCACGTGCTCCTTGATGTCTGTGGAGGACAAGGGGAGAAAAATGTTAATTCCAACtcctactccccccaccccccgccactccAGCCAAGCAGTCCTAGGGAGCCTCTTACAAATGGCAGGATGTGGCCAATCACCGCTTTTGCCCTAAGAGCAATAGTTATGGATGCCATACATTGATTTTAAGACATAACcaagagatgaagaaaaataaagctggggtgggggaaggaatagagggtgacagaaaaaagaaaaaaacaatgaaaaacaaaaacacatggtgattaaaacaatgaaaaacaaaaacacgtgGAGATTTAGCATATCTTCAAATAGGAAAAGACTTCTAAAATTCTTCTGAGAActgtaaacaaaagaaaaatatctgcaaCACATGTGACCAGagattcatattctttttctacAAGGAGCTTGTATTAAggattaaaatagataaaaatgaacatgaatggacaatacaaaaagaggaacGACAAATAACAGACATGAAAAGTATATTTCACTAGTATTCAAATAATCCCAAGCGAAAACATTTTTCAATTACCATTCTAGtggtatttaaaaaatggtaacatATAGAGTACAAGGGTGAGCAAGACATTTCTGCTCATATAATGTATATCAGTACAGTTTTTCTGGACAATATCTACCAAAAACCTTAAAAACAAACCCTTTCAATTCAGGGATCTCTATTGAAGAAATAATTATAGAGGTAGATCAAAAACTTGGGCACAGAGATGATGGTTGCAAAGCTATTTGTAAcaaggaaaaatagaaacaacttaaatatccagAAATAAGGGAATGCAATCAATTGGTAGTTTTAGTTACCTTTGTATTTTTAGCATAGGTTGCCGGGGTCACATTAATGATATAATAGTCATAACAGCTAGTATTTATGGAGGGTTTTACTATGTTTTCGTCACGTATTAGGCACAGtggtaaacattttaaacttcACAACAACCCAATTAAGTAGGTACTATTACTTTCATttacagagatgaggaaactaagtccAGAGCGTATATTCTTAGCCATCATATCAGTTATTCAATAAACGTTTCTGGAACACACTGAATGCTTTGTTTATGGATATGTTACATGAAAGCACACAAAATAATCTGTATTTAGTTATGCCTTGTTCCTAACTGTATGTATAAACTTGATCTCAATTATGGGAGAACAGCTCAAAAATTCATAGGAAATAATGTTAACCacagttgttgtttttcttcccccCCTGCTACTTTAGACCTctcatattaaaatgtttataagaaACAGATGTATATACCCAGTAGGTAATGCTGAATGGCACCTTTGCCACTGGTTGACTATCGTTATTTTATGTAAAAGGATCTTTATTAGATACTGAGCCTGCTATCCAACTTCAGAGTAGAAGCTGATGCAGTCCACACTATCACATCCTCAAAACACCACCCAGGAGCCTAACTTTGCTTATTTCAATGTTTTTGAGCTAGTTTCTCGTGCAGTTAAGTAGAGAGAAAACCCAATAAATAGTTTGGTCCTACTTGATCCAGAACCAGAAAAGAGCACCAGGGTCACAATGGGAAGCTCTCACTCTACCCACTCCAAATGTGGACAGGACGCTCTAAGTAGGAAAAGTGAAATATGAACTTGGAGGAACAAGAGGATGATAGGAAACAGGGAACAGGCACCTAGGAGAAAAGAAATGGGGGGACTGGTATATAGTTTACGTGGAAGGTGAACATTAGGAACTCAAACATCCGACACCTAAAAAGTTGAAGTGTGTAATGTGTTTAAACTCTTTAGAAACAGAGTAGGAGTAAGGGCTTGCAGGGAAAGAAAAAGCAATGGGATCGTCTGGGCACCTCAATTACAGCAACAAGGAAGCAAGATACTACGTAGAAAGAGCTCTTTTAGAGGAGTTTGCTAAAGGTAGTTAAGACAACAGAAACCATTCTTAAAATGCAGGGGCCAGTATTCTGCGTCATTCTGACCCCCTTCAAACATAAATACAGACACTGGTTTTTGGAGAGATCAATCGTGCACTGGGGTCACTAGAATCAGTCCGGTGGGATGTAAATGGAGTAATAAGGTCAGAGGAGAGAACTTAGAAGACAGAGTCTATGGGCCCAGTGAGACCTACTTCTAGATGCAATCCCCGGTGGGGGTGGTGTGTGCGAACGGAGGAGTCCTGAGCCTAGAGAGAGTGTTCAGTTATCCGGCTGGGGTCGGGAGTGTCAGGGTAGTGGGGGCAGGCACTTGGGGGTGATCCCAAGGAACCCCCAAGTCAAGGTGGTGGAGGCTGCGCTGGGATCCCAAGGAGAGGGTGGATCACCGCGGCGCTGTCACCCGTGATCATGGCACGTCCCCGGCCCGAGCTCTCATACCCTCCAAGGTGACGGTGTCCAGCTCTCGCTGGGAGTGCTCagccgccgcagccgccgcctTGCCATCGGTCTCGCCGGTTGATCCGCcacccgccgccgcctcctcttTCATCTCCACATCCTGGGGCGCCGGGGGCGGCGGTGGTTCTTGTTCCCCTCCGCCGGGCGGCGGCTTCGCCTTGTCCGCGCCGCGGCGCCGCGCCGAGCCCTCCTGCTTCATGGCGCCCGGGGTCACGGCCTAGTCCGGGGACCGAGGCCGGGGCCTCGCGTGAACCCTCGCACCGGAGACCAGGAACAGAGCCGGGCCTGCCCACGAGCGTGGACTCGCGTCGGGCCGCACGATGACGGAGCAGCTGCAAACCCCTTCCCGGCGCTGGGCCTTCTGGGAAACGCCAGGCCGGGCTGGCCGACGGCCGAGtcatcaaaggggaaaaaagtcaacCGCCGAGATGCAGGATGGAGGCGGATTTTCGCAGAAGGAGCGGGGAGGAGCCTTCATGAGTGCGGGGCTTGCTTTGGAGTGCTCcagtgtgttgattttttttcttgctcctcTCGAGTGCATTTCCGTATATGTCCACAAGAGGTCACCTCAGGCTCCAACTGTGTTACCGCGGACTCAAAGAGCACCCCACCCCGCGTGGAGTGGTTAGGGCCTATCGGAACGCAGGGCGTGATGACGCCACGAGTTGCTGGGTGGGTTTCGTGCCTAAACTCGCTCAGTTTGTGCCCGGCAAGGGGTCACTTTTGATATCCACGAGGCTGGTCCTCAACCGCCGCCCGAAGGGATGTGGAGCTAGGTTTTTGCgcttaaaataaaaccaaactggAGACAAGGAAGAACCCTATGGGATTCAGACTTCCTTGTCCGAGTTTAGCTCGTGCTGAAAATAAGGCATAAAATCTCTGCAGCCTGGGAGTGCGGATGGGGGCAGAGTGCATTTGTGTTCGATTACTTAAGTTTAATAAAATTTAGGGGTCCACTCTGTGAGGCCCAGGGCTAGCACATTCAGGGGGAGGGGTGGTAAAAAACAGCTCCAGGATGTAGTCTGCTGGAAGCTTTGCTCTGGGCTGCTGTGTATTGTGAGGCCGGAGGAAAGAGAGAGGCTTCAGGGGGTACGTTGGGGGCGCCTCTATGCATCCAGACAGACACTGTAGTGAAATGGGGGGACAGAATAATAGTACACCTAAGGAGCACCTAAGAATCCTCCAAGGGAAAGAAATTGGGCCTGAAACCCTGTCCACTTATTTTTCAAAGGAATCCTCCAGCGATTCTGCAGGAGGAGGATACAGGTTCCAATTTCTtaagacacaaaacaaaaactccctTCCTATCTTGGAACTTTTTTATCTCTTCCATAAATGGAAGTTTTGAGTTTTAGACCAGGTCAGACCCTGCAAGACAATCTAGCCCTGTTGTAAGGTCCTAGAGGGCAGATAACATGTTTCGACTATATTCTCCTGTATATTTATACAGAGAGAGGTTATACTTTGTATTCCTCCTTTTACACTATTGCAGCGAATAGCTCCTTGCACTAAACAGCCACTTGCTAAATGGAAAAGTGTGTGCTCCAGTTTTAGGGAAAAATGCCTTGACCAATTCCTCCCTAACTGTCCCCCTGCCCCCTAGGACTGGGAGACGGATAACCGGACTTTTGAATCATCACTGGAATAAACGCATGAAAACCTCTTCTTTGTAACACCATATCTGTAACTGAAGGTGCGTGTGAGAATggtaaaggaagaaaacagacagGTTTTGTTGTTCATCTTTATGAGGTTACCCTTCTGGATAGTTAGGGTGTTAGCTCACTTCATTGTTAAGTTTacatcacaagggaaaaacaatcaAGTCAGCAGATAACTACCCAGTATGTCCTTGAGCAATATAGCGAGGCCTTGGAAGATGCCTCAGAATGGGGGAGGATGGATTAACGCAAAGCTTTTGTCAGTGGGTCATGAATTCTTGGTGAGCGAGGGAAGCAGCCTGGGTAGGGGGTGTCTAAGAAGGGGGAGAGTCTGACTCCTGGGGCCAAAAACCTTGCAGAAATTATTCCacccataaaattattttaaaagagattggTGAAAGATGTTAAAACCCAGCTTTAGGCAGAGGAGGCTGGTATGAACCCAGCAGTTTTACGAGACTGAATGTCTACATTAGCTCTTCCACGTGCCAAGCCTACCCACATGACAACGACCCTAATTGAGGGCAGAAGAAGGAAAGGTGAAATGAGAAGATAATAtcacactttcttttttaaagttttgcatcAGTCTAATTCTTGGGtatcgtttatttatttatttttacttatctgcattttaaaagaaattttattattatttttttggccgtgccgcacagcCTGCGGGGTCtcagattgaacccgggccccctgcattgggagcgtggagtcttacccactggaccaccagggaagtcccatcttctGACTTTAGAATCTAGACTCCATATTCCACACCCTCACAGTTCTTCTCTGAGCATTTTCCAGGTGATCTGAGGACCACATGATAGTATTCATGTACATATAATCTATACGTAGTatgataatgttttttttttttctggcacaaATTAAGAATTTCCTTAGGATAGATTCTtcaaagaaaaacaccaaaagaCATTTCACCCAaggtgaaataatatttttttcatcaatTCCAGTAAAGCTTGATTTTTGGAATCATAAGCGGTAGGGGTTTTACCCAGATGATGTACTGGAAGATCTACAACTGGATAAACCATTTCCTGAGCTGAGAGAACATTTTCAGTCTTATGATTTGGATCATATGGGGGGAAAACGTCCACAGCCACACTCCATAGATTATAATCATCGCTAAATATTTAGCACAGTGGAACAGTGAAACAAACGGATGAACAcctaaaatgtataaagaaaaagagGACTTCAGGTATTTGATTAGATAGGGGGTTCTAAAGGGGTAGGGGTTGGGCTAGGAAActatttaattttggttttgctGAAATGGTTCATAGTTTTAAAAGTTCGAGTGTTTCCACTTTAAGCATCAGCAGGTGGGTTGTGGAGCCATGGGGCAGGGGGATATACAGAGCTGGACAAGTGGAAATTGATTATCTTGGGTAATCAGCTAAGGTTTCCATCATCCTCAGCCTGCTGGCTCCGAAATGCCCTTGCGTGTCAGGACAGGGCACAATCAAGTAGGGAAGGCCTTAGGGAAGCAGGAAGCCAATGGAAAAGGCAAGTTAGGAAGCCTTGGTCAGTAGCTGCAGGAGGGAGAGGCCAGCGTAAAGGGCACAGAGGCAGGGAAGGGTGACTGCATCCCATGTATACTGGGGGCCCGATCTCTGCACTTCCAGGCCACTCAGCTCCACTAGGGCCTCTGTGAGGGTCAGTTCCTCTTCCCCAAGGGAGGAAAGCAGCTCCTGTTGCAGGGGGAAAACATCCTCTTTATCCTGGAGGAAATTCTGTTCCATTGTGCTCTCCATCTGGAAGGAACCAAAGTAGTATGAAAAGAAAGAACTAGAaacctctcttcctttttcctaaCTCAAAAAAACCATGAAGAGGGCTACCGTTCTTTTACTATAACCCCTTTTGTTACATTGCATGACAACTCTGTCTGGGCCTTTTAATAAATAACCCTGAATGATGAGTGGCACATTTGTTTTTAGCCCCATTTAACAGAGGAGTGAATTGAGGCAGACTCAGAGACATTAAGATTTGCTCACATCCCTTGGCTAGGAATAAACCAAGTCAgagttttctgtctcttctcctaGGATCAGGTTGAAAAACCCAGATAGTTGCCCAGAAGTGTGCTCTTCTCCCTCTAGTTGTGAAATAGCAAACAGGAAGAAACATGGAGAGAAATGAGAAGTGGGCATGAGCTCCTGAGATAAGACAGAGGCCCTGGAGGATGGTTCTGTCATTAGGCGAAATTGTATCTTTCCACTGGTTCTAGCTGACTCCTTCCCAAACTCTCCCCGACATCTGCCATTTTTTCTCACCAGCTTTAGCTGCAAAGGTAAGATCTTTTTCTCCATGGATTGTACCAGCAGCTTCTGTTGGGCTTCACTTAGCTCTGgagaagaaaagcagagaaagagatgTGTGGGTGCAAAGGGGACTACAGGCTCCCACTGGGTGTATTTCCAGAATGTCGGCATCCATTGATTCCTACATTCATCCATGGTTGAATGCCTGCTCTAGGCCAGGCATCTTTGCTGGATGTGTTAGGTAAAAATCATCTTCTTTTCACTCAAGGAACTTGCAGTCTAGTGGAGAAGACAAAGTAACATGCAATTATAATCAGGCTGTGACAGGAGCCATAGCTGAGGGTCTACTTTGGTCTTGGTGTTTGAAGGCAGGCTTCTTGAAGGAACAAACACCTCAGCTTACACGTGAAGGTCCAGAGAGTTTTTCAAGGTGGGGGAATGTTTCttgcagagggaagaagagaattcAGGGTCAAGATCAGAAGATGTTATCCTCAAATTAAAGCTAACAGATATCGATATAAAAGTGATGAGCTTAGCTATATGTAGAAGTTTTAAGTACATGGCTGATAAAACTGGGGTTATTTCCCAACCTCTGTTAGCAAGACTAGGCTATGATGACCAAGTGACTCCTTGGGAatgaaaccaatttttaaaaatgtagatataAACTACTTAACTGTAGTATAATTTGCCTgacatttacttatttactcattcattcattttttcatctgGGCATTCATTTAGTGACTCATTCCTACCACTGAATAGGTATATAAATGAAGACCTCACTCCCCACTTACCTGTTAGAGCTCCAAGGAATTAGAGGACGGCACCCATAGCCTCCTTTGAGAGTAGGATATCTTTTGGGAGTGCCTCCAGGGTTTCTTCATGTCCTTTGTCTAGAGCTCCTTCAAGCTGTGGGGAAAGTTGGGTGACTATTTAAAATAACACAGTTAAAgggcatagtgcctggcacataacattCCCTTGAGATGTGTTAACTATCTCCATTTCCTCGTTTCTTTTTCAAGGTATCAAGTCCTGAAAAGTATTGGACTCCTGGGTTCCTTGGTGTCTGAGCCCTGGACTCTGGAAAGGAAAGGTCCAGCCCCCTTCCAATGGAGGGGGGGCCTACCCTCTGTCCATGAGGAGGGAGCATGTGCTTTGGGGGAATCTGCACTGTTTGCCCTTCTCCAGAGGGACACAGGGAGCAGTGGCGACCCTGGCAGCCCGGGGAACACTTGACCAGCCTTGGGGAAGGCATCCACTGTCTATTCCTCTAGCCACTGCCCACCTTCTGCCAGATCCGTCAGATCCCCCACCAGCTGCACTGCCCACACACACCTCCACCAAAAGCCTTCCTTCTTCTGCATCTCCTACACTTCCCTTGGGTCCTCACCGTGAGCTCCAGGTCTTCTAgctccttttccttccctaaGAGTTTGCTGAGGGAGCTGAGCGGGAGCTCTTCCTTTCTGGGCTCAGCTTCTCCACTTCCCGGGTCTCCCTTTGAAACTCTTCTTTTAGGGTCCTGAAGTCCTTGTGTACCTCCCCTGTGGGGACAGTAGATGTGGTACACTCCCCATCAGTTCAATCAGTGCTCTCCCTGTAGGCTTCCTTCACTCAGCCCTGCTCAGGCCCCAGGCTCTGATGCCCCCGGGCTTTGCTCTCTGCTGGAGCTTGTCCTCTCTTTTTGCTTGACCAAGGAACACAGTTATGAAGTCATCCCCCAGCCTTGACTTGaggtgttgggggtggggtggtgggagggggtgggccaGGACCCACATTATCATCCAAGACAGGCGTTCATTCTCCTTGAGATCCCAGGCCCCATCCCGGATCAGTAGACAATTGACCACCCTTTCTCTAAGACCCCAGCTAAGAGTTGATAAGGAAGGTCTATTTTCCCTTCTCAAGAGTTAGTTGACAAAGAAGAATAATTCTGGTGACTGAGTAAAGACCAGGaggggactgctccaaagagcaATGGGTCTAAACCCAGGGATGTGGGTGGATTAAAGATAGCTTGAACCTTGGCCTGCCCCTCTAGCGGCCTGGCATCCTAGGAATATGTCTGGCCTGCTTTGGAAAGGGTGGCTTCCTGGAAGTGCCTGCAACCCCCAGCAACTGGGACTCAGCACTTGTCTTCCCCTCCCTTCACCCCAAGGTTACTTCCACTGCCTTCCTGCCAAAGTCTAGGGAGAAACACAAACTTCCTTACCAACATCAGATGCCTGGATAACtgaggggaaaaacaaaacaaaacaaaaccatttagAATGCAATCCTCCAAACCAGTAGCCGTACCCAGGGGATGAGACATGAATGAGGAAATATATCCTGTCTCCTGGGACATCCCAGCCACCTTAAGGATGCTCTTGATCCATTCGTGGAAGGCAGGACTGGGGCAGCACAGAAGCTAATGCATTGTGAAAAGGGGCACCTGGATTGAGTTGGCATCACTGTGActcagcagctcccaccccgggcGCTGGGTGGCGTATGACAGGTTATAGTTACTAAGGCCTTGAGGACAGAAGTCGGAGGCATCAGACCACCTGGGCATCTTGTCCAAAGACTTTCCCCTTCCACTGCTTTTTCCTAAGCTGTTGGAATTCCTGCCACATTTCAGAGACAATAGTTTGCTGAGATCTGCTCTGCCATGTTCCTTGTCAGtcccagagagaagggaagaaaaagattggagttttaaaattctgtcaaGAAAGTTGCAGTGAAATGACAGGAAACGCTTACAGGTGAGCTTCTCCTCTTCTGGCTCTTCTGAAGACAGAAACAATACACATATGTCAGCATAAAACCTCTTTGTGCCTTTTTATCTAGAGCAGTTGTCAAGGCAGCTTTATCAGTGATTATTATAAAAACACAGAGCTCACCCGCCCCCGCAATTTGAGCACACAAACTGTCTCCAGTATTTCTGCTTCTGATGGTGCCTTCCGgtctctttctgcttctctgtctctcttgggCAAATTTCTGTGCCTCTATCTGCCTTTCCTAAAGTTGAGGATAGATATATTTCGGGCCTTGGGAAACAAAACCAGGGGGCTCCTTGGGGGATTATGGTATATCCTATTAGAGGGTGCAGGATTTCAGCAGATAATGTCAGGGGTAGGGAGGAAGATGTGGGGAGCTAGGAAGCAATTTCACTCACCGCCGGGAGGGAAGGTTTGCATGTTATCATTGCAGATGTGTGGAATATCTGTAAGGAGCAAGAGAGGGGAGGGCGGAAGGACGCTTAACAGCCGTCCCAAATTTTCTTCTCTGGTCTCAAGCCCATGGGCTCTGCTAAGGGCTAGGACCCTGCCCTCGAATGCCTCACCTAATCCCCTGCTCCACCTCTATGGCTGGAAGTAATCATTGCTTCCTCTGTAAATCCTTTCCTATGATACCACTCTTTCCTACCTTGCATTCTAGTGctggtgtctgtgtgtctgtttcctccAGGGGCCCCAGACTTCTTGAGAGCAGAGACTGTGCTCATTCATCTCTGTACTCCCTTCCCCCATCTAACACAGTGCCTAGCACTCAGGAGATGCTCAGAACCCAGGTGTTCCTCACTCCCTCTCCATAGCAGCCTCTGCAGTTCTGTCTCTGTCGGTTGGACCACAATACAATACACTCCTTTACTCCTCCCCTGGCGTTGCCACAGGAGGGGACCAGGATGCCTTAGGAGTGGTGCGGGTAATTCTTGTCTTGAGGGGAGAACGTGCTCACCCCACTCATCTTTGCCTTTGACCATCAGCTGTCTCACTCGAAATGCCAGGATGCAGCCCTTGGGGATGGTGACAGCCTCCTGTGGTTTATGGATCCCTAGGCGTAGACAATGAGGATTTGTGAATCTGCAGAGATCCTAAGTATGAGACATTgggagtgaggggtgggggaCAAGTGGAGGGCCAGGCCCGAGAGCCTTTGGGGAGATCAGAAGTTGGGAACCCTTCAGCGGTGTCCCTGATCGCCTTTCCACCTGGTGGAGTGAGCTTCAGAGCTATTCTGCTCATTTCCGCCGATCATCCCTTTAatgatctctttctctcttcctggttcagacacATGAAGGAACTGGGCTCCATCACCTGCCTGTGCATCCCTGTCCCACTTTAGAGCTTCCATCCAGGCCCtggttccttcttcctcttcGCCATCTGTCCCATGCTCACCTCCTTTGGGAAGCCTTCCATGACTACTCCCTACTCCCGGTTCCCACTCATATAGGGATAGGTATGTCcctatagatatagatgtagatataggtaTGTAGAGCACTACTTGTTTACATTGAATTTTCTGGCCTTTAACCTCTGTGTCT
This Balaenoptera acutorostrata chromosome 20, mBalAcu1.1, whole genome shotgun sequence DNA region includes the following protein-coding sequences:
- the GSDMA gene encoding LOW QUALITY PROTEIN: gasdermin-A (The sequence of the model RefSeq protein was modified relative to this genomic sequence to represent the inferred CDS: inserted 4 bases in 3 codons; substituted 1 base at 1 genomic stop codon), with translation MAEDSGTNQKLAAEHPFLEEMRGRGENLYVVMEVVETAQEVTXARVGKADGCFSLPFFAPLRLQGSINHXEAVTIPKGCILAFRVRQLMVKGKDEWDIPHICNDNMQTFPPGEEPEEEKLTFIQASDVGEVHKDFRTLKEEFQRETREVEKLSPERKSSXLSSLSKLLGKEKELEDLELTLEGALDKGHEETLEALPKDILLSKEAMGAVLXFLGALTELSEAQQKLLVQSMEKKILPLQLKLMESTMEQNFLQDKEDVFPLQQELLSSLGEEELTLTEALVELSGLEVQRSGPQYTWDAVTLPCLCALYAGLSLLQLLTKAS